DNA sequence from the Arthrobacter sp. V1I9 genome:
GCCATCCGGACAGCTGCCTCGGCAATTTGGGACGGAGTGCGGTAGTTGACCGTCAGCTCCTCCAGCTGCCAGCGGTCGCCAAACATCGGGGCCAGCGCGCCCTGCCAGGAGTTGGCGCCGGCCACTGAGCTCGTCTGGGCGATATCACCCACGATCGTGAAGGACTTCAGGGGGCAACGGCGGACCAGCAGGCGCCACTGCATGGGCGAAAGCTCCTGCGCCTCGTCCACCACGATGTGGCCAAAGGCCCACGTGCGGTCGCTCGTGGCACGCTCGGCGGCGGTCAGCCGTGCTTCCTGTTCCTGGTTCTGCTCGGCCAGCTCCTCGGCGGACATCAGCGGATCCACGCCTGCAGCCTCCATGTTGACCAGGGTCTGCTTCGCGTTGGCAAGGTCGCGGGCACGGTCGTGCTCCTGCTGCGCCAGTCCACGCCCGGCAGCCGGATCCAGCTCGCCCAGCAACTCGGCAGCCTCGTCCAGCAGGGGAACATCGGATTCAGTCCAGGGGGCATCAGCCGGGCGCTGGAGCAGGGCGCGCTCAGCCGATGTCAGATGCGGAGTGCAGAATTCAAGCACGGCCGGCTTGCTGAACAGCTCCGAGATCAGCTTTTCGGGCGTCATCGGCATCCAGCACAGGTTGAGGGCAATCCGGACATCACGCGCCGTGCGGACATCCTCGGCCAGGTAGGAGCGGTCCGCGTTGTTGCCGATGTTGCCGGCTTCCACGAGCTCGGTCATCTGTTCGGTCAGTTCGCGCAGCAGGATCTTGACGAACGTCACCCGTGCTTCGTTGTGCGGTTTCCCGGTGGAACGTGCGCGTTCGCGGGCACGGCGCACCTGGCGCGGGGTCAGCACCAGCTTGCGGCCGTCCACTTCCAGGATCCGGTCTTCGGCAGGGATCCGCTGGCGGTTGGCGACGGCGTTGGCCACCACGGTGGCCATGTCGAGCCGGCCCTTGATGGCGGCAACGCCCGCATCAGGTTCGGGCACCGCATTGATGCCGGGCATCAGGCGGCCCACGCTGGCCATCACGACGCCGGTCTCGCCCAGGGAGGGCAGCACCCTTTCGATGTACTTCATGAACGACGACGACGGGCCCACCAGCAGCACGCCCGCGGACTTGAGGCGGTCCCGGTGGGTGTACAGCAGGTAGGCGGCGCGGTGCAGTGCCACGGCGGTCTTGCCGGTACCCGGCCCGCCCTGCACCACCACGGCGCCGGAGATGGAGGACCTGATGATGCGGTCCTGTTCCGACTGGATGGTGCTGACGATGTCCGACATCCGGCCGGTGCGCTTGGAGTTCAGGGCGGCGAGCAGGGCGCCCTCACCCTGCAGTGATTCGTCGTCTGCCAGCATGTCCGCGTCCAGCACATCGTCTTCGATGGCTTTGACCTCGCGGCCCTGCAGGATCAGGTGGCGGCGGCGGCGGACGCCCTGCCGGTCGAAGGCGGTGGCCTGGTAGAAGTGCCCGGCTTCGGGCGCGCGCCAGTCAACCATGAGCCGCTGCAGGTCCTCGGTGGTGAGGCCGATGCGGCCGATGTACTGCGCTTCTCCGGAGTCCAGGTCCAGCCGGCCGAAGACCAACCGGTCGTCAACAGCATCCAGCTGCGCCAGGCGGTCCTCGTACAGTGCGGCGAAGGCGTCACGCTCGGAAACGTTCTGCATGGTGCCCACGGCCCCTGACCGCCGGACCTGCGCGAGCTGCTTGCGCTTTTCCTCGCGCAACTCCTCCAGCCGGGCATACAGGCCGGCAACATAGTCCCGTTCGTGGGCCAAATCGGCGTCGAGCATTTAACGTTCCCCTATCGCAAAAGACAGACCTACCATTCTACAACCATTTCCGCTAACGCTTGCGAAACTAGCGCTTTCTTGGTTTGGCCGCCTTGTACTTCGACACCGTGGGATCCCCCGTGATCCAAAACCGCCAGGCGTACTGCCCGGATCCGCCGACGCCGGAAACGCCCACTCTGGGGCCAGAACTGACCTCCGGAACCGGCTGCTCCGCGAGCCTCAGCCCAAAAGGCGGCTCCAAGGCGTCACGGCCGCTGTAGGCGGTTGTCAGGCCGAGGGCTTTGGCGAGCCGGGCCGGGCCGCTGGCAAGATCGGCAGGGTTTTTCGAGGTAGGCCGGCGGTGCTGTGCCAGTTCGAGGCCCTCCACGATTTCTCCGGCGCGCAGCAGCAGAGCGGAGGCAACGCCTGCCGGGCCACACACAATGTTTGTGCAGTGATGCATGCCGTAGGTGAAGTAGACGTACAGGTGTCCGGCGGGGCCGAACATGGGAGCGTTCCGGGGCGTAGGGCCGCGGTACGTATGTGAGCCGGGATCAGGGTGCAGGGAATCCTCCGGCCCGAGGTAGGCCTCCACTTCCGTGAGCCGCACGGAGACCCGGCCGTCCCGTGAATCATGGGTCAGGACAGCCCCCAGCAGCATCGGTGCCAGTTCGCGGGCATCTCCCGACAGGAATTCCCGCAGCGGTTCCCGGGCCGGAGAGGGACTTCTGCTCATGGCCAGACTCTATCCAAAGACTGCGACGGAGCCGGGCCGCAACACCACAAAACGGGCGCACGGCCATGTCCGATTTCCGCTAGCTCCGCTCCTGTGCTGCTGGCAGGATGGAGTGATGGACTTTTGGCAGCGCTACCGGGCGATAGACGCCCGGGACACCCGGTTCGACGGGCAGTTCTACACTGCCGTCCGCACCACGGGCATCTATTGCCGCCCGTCATGCCCGGCCAGGACTCCCAAGGCTGCGAACGTCACGTTTTATGAGACCTCAGCCGCAGCGCACGAGGCCGGCTACCGGGCCTGCAAGCGCTGCCTCCCCGAGGCGGTTCCGGGAACGCCTGCCTGGAACGTGCGGCAGGACATCGCGGGGCGTGCCATGCGCCTGATCAACGACGGCGTAGTGAACCGGGACGGCGTCGATGGCCTTGCCGCCCGACTGGGCTATTCCTCACGGCAGCTGAACCGGATCCTCAGCCAGGAGCTGGGCGCCGGTCCCCTCTCGCTCGCACGTGCCGGCCGGGCACAGACAGCGCGCACGCTGCTGGTTTCCACGTCGATGAAGCTCGCGGACGTCGCCTTCGCGGCCGGCTTCAGCAGCGTCCGCCAGTTCAACGAAACCATGGTGGAAGTCTTTGCCATGACTCCCACCGCCCTCCGCTCCGCCAGGCATGCCAAGGCGGCCGCCGGGGGCTCTACCGCACTGACCCTCAGCCTCCCCTACCGCGACCCCTTCGACCCCGGCGTCTTCACTTTCCTGGCGGTGCGGGCCATCCCCGGGATCGAGGCAGGAACGGCGACCTCCTACGCGCGCACGCTAAGGCTGCCGCACGGTGATGCGCGCTTCACCATCGAGTACGACGCCGGCGCACCGGGACGGCCACTGACCCTCACCATCGGCGCGGTGGACCTTCGGGATCTGCCGGCCCTGCTGAGCCGCGTCCGGCGGCTGTTCGACCTGGATGCGGACCCGGTGGCGATCGACGGCGCCCTGGCCGGGGACAGCAGGCTGGCGGCTGCAGCGGCCCGCACTCCGGGAATCAGGATGCCGGGGGCGCTTGACCCTGCCGAGATGCTGATCAGGGCCATGATCGGCCAGCAGATCACCGTGGCTGCGGCGCGGACCGCCCTCACCCGGCTGGCCGCCGTCGGAAGTTCAAGCCGAAGCCCCGGTGAGGGCCTCGACCGGATGTTTCCCACCCCGGCGGAAATTGCTGCCGACGGCTGCGCCCTCCTGCGCGGCCCCCGGAAACGCATCGATGCCCTCGGCGCGGCAGCTTCTGCCCTGGCAGAAGGTACGCTCGACTTCGGCTATGGCGACGACGTGGCAAGCCTCAGTGCAAAGTTGCTCCCGCTGGCCGGCGTCGGACCCTGGACCGTGGGCTACCTCGCCATGCGTATCCTGGGCGCCCCGGACGTGTTCCTTGCCAATGACGCGGCGGTGCGGAACGGAATCAAGGCCTTGGACTGCCCGAAGAATTCAGGCCCGGCCGGCTCGGGGAAGTCCTGGACCGCGAACCCGGACTTCCGCGAAGTCAGCCCCTGGCGCTCTTACGCCACCATGCACCTGTGGCGGGCAGCAGCGGAGTTCCCGGCGGGTACACGTCCTGGCACAACAAAGGACGTTGCCGCAGCAGGCAGCAGAACAGCAGAGAAAGCGAACCAATGAAGGCCCAGTTGCTTCACATGTCCACCCCGGACGGCCCGTTCACCATCCTCGCCCGGGACGGCGTGGTCCTCTCCAGCGGCTGGACCGAAAAGCCCGGTGATTTGACCGGGCAGATCCATCCGACCCTGCGGCCCGGCACCTTGGAATTGGTCAGCGAACTTGGAGAAATTTCGGCGGCGGTCGAAGCGTTCTACGCCGGAAATCCGGCCCCGGCGATGAAGGTTCCCGTGCGGCAAATGTCCGGGCCGTTCCGGGTCCACGCGTGGGACGTGCTGCGGCTGGTCCGGCCGGGGTCCCCCGTGACATATACCGAGTACGCCGGGCTGGCCGGTAATCCAAAGGCTGTACGGGCGGCCGCCAGCGCCTGTGCCTTCAATGCTGCAGCCCTGTTCGTCCCCTGCCACCGTGTCATCCGGACCGACGGTTCGCTGGGTGGATTCCGCTGGGGACTGCCCATCAAACAGAGCCTGCTGGCGCGCGAAGCCGCCTGATCCAGGTTGGGGAACGCTAGTCCTGTTGAGGTGTTGGCGTTCCCGCAGGCCACGGCAGCAGGGCGGGCAGGTCCACGCCGTCGGCTGCCGCGGATGCCCTCAGGCTGCCCAGTGTGGGTTCGCGCCCCGCCAGCCAGGCCGCAATATCCGTGACCATCCCGCTGATTACGGTGGATCTGTTGCCGCTGCCGATGCTCAGCGGCGGGTGGCCCAGGGGCTGCAGTACCAGTCTGTCGTCGGGCTGGACGCGGGCTGAGAGAAAATCGAACAGGTGCTCACAGAACTCCCGGCTCCAGGTTTCCGGTCCCCTGCCCGTCAACAGGTCCGAGTTATGGATAACGAGTTCCCGCCACAGCGCCAGGCCGCCGTCCAGGACCACTCCCCCGCGGTAGGTGATGGGTGCGTACCAGCCGGTGCGGTTGGCAGACGAATCCTTGATGCCAGGCAGCGCGTCGAACGTCTTGATCGCCCGTTGCAGGGCTGCCGTCAGATGCGCCAGGTGTGTGGCAGCATCGTGGCCGGCAGCCATGTCGATCGCCCTGTTCCGGCCGTCCGTGCCGCCGTCGTACAGCTCGATGCTCTCGTCCCGGGCGGCGTACTCGAGCTGCCGGGCCATGGCGTTGGAGATCCCGGTGAGGTGGGCCAGGACATGGCCCCGCGTCCAGCCGGGCAGGGCGGACGGAGCCCGCAGGTCCTCTTCGCCGAGCTTGGCAGCATCGGAGGCAACGTCGTCGGCGGCTTTATGGAGCCCGGCGAGCAGGACTTCTGGTGCGGGAGCAGTCATGGCGCTCATCCTAGCCGGGAAGAACGCCGTCGGGGCCGAACTTGTGGCGGATGTGGGAGCGGTCGTGGCTCGCCTGCCAGAACTCGATCTCTGCTGGCTGGATGGCGTAAAGCTGCCAGTCGGGGTTGCCGCTGCCGTCAGCCCGCGGGCGCTCCGCCCAGTCCCGGGCCGATGCCTCGACGGACAGCTCGACGACGGGGCCGGCCACCCGGACTTGCCTGCCCAGCGATGGCCAGTAGAAATTGAGGGCGGCGCGCGGGTTGGCGCTGAGCTCCCTGCCTTTGCGCGAGGTGCGGGCCGTGGCGAACTGCCAGCCGTCGTCGTCGATGTTTTTCAGGATCAGCATTCGCGACGACGGCTGGCCGCTGCCGTCCACCGTGGCAAGGCTGCAGGCGTGCGGTTGGCGCTCCCCCGCTGCCAGAGCCTCATCCAGCCATTGGTGGAAGAGTTCTGTGGGATCCGCAGGCGCGGTGGCCGGGTCGAAGCCGGGCATCATGTCCGGGAAATCGGGAAGCGCACGGAGTTGCCTGCGGAAGGAGTCGCTCATGGCGCCATGATAGTGGCGACTCCTATCAACGCTCTATCAGTTGTTGCCTCAAAATCGGCAACGCTCTCTCACTTTCGTGAGAAAAGTGAGAGACCGTTGGTCAAAAGGCGGCATCAAGTGAGAGAGCGTTTGGTGGTTACCGGGCGTACTCCCGCACGCCCGCCAGCTCGGCTTCCAGTGCAACCAGCTGGCGTTCGACGGCGGCCGGTGCGGTTCCGCCCTGGGAGTTGCGGCTGTTGAGCGACCCCTCCGTGGACAGGACCGTGCGGACCTCCGGCGTGAGGTGCCCGGAAATGGCGGCGTATTCCTCGTCGGTCAGGTCCCACAGCTCCACGCCGCGGGATTCCGCCTGCTTGACGGCCGCACCGGAGAGTTCGTGCGCCTCGCGGAACGGAACACCCTGCCGGACCAGCCATTCGGCGATGTCAGTAGCCAGCGCGAAGCCCTGCGGTGCCAGCGACTCCATCCGTTCTGTGTTGAACGTCAGGGTGGCGATCATGCCGGAGACTGCCGGGAGCAGGAGCTCCAGGGTGTCGGCGGCGTCGAACACCGGTTCCTTGTCCTCCTGCAGGTCGCGGTTGTAAGCCAGCGGCAGGCCCTTCAGCGTGGCCAGCAGCCCGGTCAGGTTGCCGATCAGGCGCCCTGCCTTGCCGCGGGCCAGCTCCGCCACGTCCGGGTTCTTCTTCTGCGGCATGATGGACGAGCCCGTGGAGTAGGAGTCGTGCAGCGTGACGAAGGAGAACTCCTTGGTGGCCCAGAGGATAACTTCCTCAGACACCCGCGAGAGGTCCACACCGATCATCGAACACACCCAGGCGAACTCGGCGAAGACGTCGCGGGAGGCGGTGCCGTCGATCGAGTTGTGCGACGCGGAGAAGAAGCCCAGGTCCGCGGCAACGGCTTCCGGGTCCAGGCCCAGGGAGGAGCCGGCGAGGGCACCCGACCCATAAGGCGAGACGCCTGCCCGCTTGTCCCAGTCCTGCAGCCGCTGCACATCACGCAGCAGCGCCCAGGCATGGGCCAGGAGGTGGTGGCTGAGCAGCACCGGCTGCGCGTGCTGCAGGTGGGTGCGGCCCGGCATGGCCACTCCGTGGTGGGCCTTGGCCTGCTCCACCAAGGCATCCACTGTGGCGAGCACGCCGCGGGCGATGATCCGGGCGTGGTCGCGCAGGAACATCCGCCCCAGCGTGGCCACCTGGTCGTTGCGGGACCGGCCCGCGCGGAGCTTGCCGCCCAGCTGCGTTCCGGCGCGCTCGATCAGGCCCCGCTCGAGCGAGCCGTGCACGTCCTCGTCGGATTCGGCCGGCACGTAGGCGCCGGAAGCAACGTCCTCGTCAAGCTGGCTGAGGGCGTCAAGCATGCCCTTCAGCTCGGCGTCGTCCAACAGGCCCGCCTTGTGCAGCACGCGGGCGTGCGCCTTGGAACCGGCGATGTCGTAGCGGGCCAGCCGCCAATCGAAATGCGTGGACTTGCTCAGCGCCGCGAGCGCATCCGCGGGACCGCCGGCGAACCGGCCGCCCCACAGTGCGCCTTCATTTGTACCGGAAGTCACTGACCCGCGACCCGGATGTCGCGGCCGGAGGCTACCTTGGCGGACATGCCCCACAGCTCGATGAAGCCCTTGGCCTGCGACTGGTCGAAGGTGTCGCCGGTGTCGTAGGTGGCCAGCGAGAAGTCGTAAAGCGAGGTGTCGGAGCGGCGGCCGTTGACGATGGCCTGGCCGCCGTGAAGGGTCATCCGGATGTCGCCGGAGACGTACTTCTGGGTGTCCTCGATGAAGGCGTCCAGGGAGCGCTTCAGCGGGGAGAACCACTGGCCGTCGTACACCAGCTCGGCCCAGCGCTGGCCAACGGTGGCCTTGAAGCGGGCCTGCTCGCGCTCGACGGTGATGTCCTCGAGGTGCTTGTGCGCCGTGATCAGGGCCATGGCGCCCGGGGCTTCGTAGATTTCGCGGGACTTGATGCCCACCAGGCGGTCCTCGACGACGTCGATCCGGCCCACGCCCTGCGCGCCGGCACGGCGGTTGAGTTCCTTGATGGCCTGCAGCGGGGTGACCTTCACGCCGTCGATCGCTACCGGAACGCCGGCCTCGAAGCTGATGGTGACCTCGTCCGGTGCCGGCGGGAACTCCGGGGTGGCGGTGTAGTCGTAGATGTCCTTGGTGGGGGCGTTCCAGATGTCCTCGAGGTAGCCGGTTTCCACCGCGCGGCCCCAGACGTTCTGGTCGATGGAGTACGGGTTCTTTTTGGTGGTCTCGATCGGCAGGCCCTTTTCCTCGGCGAAGGCGATGGCCTTGTCGCGGGTCAGGGCGAGGTCGCGGACGGGGGCGATGCACTTCAGGTCCGGACCGAGGGTCTGGATGCCTACCTCGAAGCGCACCTGGTCGTTGCCCTTGCCGGTGCAGCCGTGAGCAACGGTGGTGGCGCCGAATTCGCGGGCAGCCTTGACCAGGTGCTTGACGATGACGGGCCGGGAGATGGCGGAAACCAGCGGGTAGTGGCCCTGGTAGAGGCCGTTGGCCTTCAAAGTGGGCATGCAGTACTCGTCGGCGAACTCGTCCGAGGCGTCGGCCACGTAGGCTTCGACGGCGCCGCAGCCCAGGGCACGCTGGCGGATGGTTTCCAGGGATTCGCCGCCCTGTCCAACGTCAACCGCCACGGCGATGACCTCGGCGCCGGTGGCTTCACCGATCCAGCCGATGGCTACTGAGGTGTCCAGGCCGCCGGAGTAGGCGAGCACAATGCGTTCAGTCACTTGAAATGCTCCTTGTGATTGGGGTTGTAGATATTGTCATCAAGCTTATTGCCCGGCTTCTTCAGCCAGTTGCAGGAACCTGGCCGCGAGGTCCTGGCCGCCCTGCGGGTCCCGGGAGACCAGCAGCACGGTGTCGTCGCCGGCGATGGTCCCCAGGATGGACGGCATCACCGAATGGTCGATCGCCAGCGCAAGGAAGTTGGCCGCGCCCGGGGGCGTGCGGAGCACTGCGATGTTGGCCGATGCCTCCGCGGTGACCAGCAGCTCGCTGCACAGCCGAGCCAGCCGGGCGTCCAGAATCTCCTGGCTCACCCCGCTCTTCGCGGCCCGCTCGCCGCCCTCGCCGGGGACGGCGTACACCAGCACGCCCTCCTTGCCGCGGACCCGGACCGCGCCGAGTTCCACGAGGTCCCGGGACAGCGTCGCCTGGGTGACCTGCACGCCGTCGTCCGCCAGCAGGGCTGCCAGCTCCGCCTGGGAGCGCACCGATTCACCCGTCAGGATGGCGGTGATACGTGCCTGGCGGGCCGTTTTGGTGGCCGGGCTGGAGCCCGGCGACGCCGGTTGGGCGGACACTAGAACGTGCTCTCCCCAGTGCCCTCGACCGGAGAAAGGCCATCGACGAATGCCAGGCCGGACTGGTGCATCAGCCAGGCCATCAGGGCCTTCTGGGCGTGCAGCCGGTTTTCGGCCTCGTCCCAGACGATGGACTGCGGCCCGTCGATCACGCCCGCCGAGATTTCGTAGCCGCGGTAGGCGGGAAGGCAGTGAAGCACGACGGCGTCATCCGCCGCGTGTGCCATGGCCGCCTCGTCCACGGAATACTCGCGGAACAGCTGCAGCCGGGCTTCCTTTTCGGCTTCCTGGCCCATGGACACCCACGTGTCTGTTGCGACGACGTCGGCACCCTTCAGTGCCGCCGCAGCGTCGGTGGTAACCAGCACCGAGCCGCCGGTCTCTGCGGCGCGCTCCAGAGCCGCGGCCACGATGTCCCCGGCGGGAAGGTAGCCCTCGGGCCCTGCGATACGGACGTGCATGCCCGCCGTCACGCCTGCCAGCAGGTAGGAATTGGCCATGTTGTTGGCCGCGTCCCCGAGGTAGGCCATGGTGAGGCCCTTGAGCTCGCCCTTGTGCTCCTTCACAGCCAGCAGGTCAGCGAGCAGCTGGCACGGGTGGTAGTCGTCGCACAGCGCGTTGATGACCGGCACCCTGGAGTTTTCGGCCATGGCCACCAGGCCTGCATGCGGACCCGTGCGCCACACGATAGTGGACACCATGCGCTCCAGGACCTTGGCGGTGTCCTCCACGGATTCCTTGTGGCCGATCTGGGCCTCACCCGGATTGATAATGAGGGCGTTGCCGCCCATATCGGCGATGCCCGTGGCGAACGAGACCCGGGTCCGGGTGGAGGTCTTGTCGAAAATGACTGCCACGGTCTTGCGGCCGTTGCCGTCCGCGGCAAAGGGCTGGACGCTGTACGGCGCGGCCTTCATGCGGACGGCAAGGTCCAGGACCTCCGCCTGTTCGGCAGGACTGAGGTCCGTGTCCTTGAGGAAGTGCCGGGTAGAACCGGTTACAAAAGTCACTGGGCGTCCTTTGCTGCTTGGAGGATGGCCGGGAAGGCGGCGAGGAA
Encoded proteins:
- a CDS encoding AAA family ATPase, with product MLDADLAHERDYVAGLYARLEELREEKRKQLAQVRRSGAVGTMQNVSERDAFAALYEDRLAQLDAVDDRLVFGRLDLDSGEAQYIGRIGLTTEDLQRLMVDWRAPEAGHFYQATAFDRQGVRRRRHLILQGREVKAIEDDVLDADMLADDESLQGEGALLAALNSKRTGRMSDIVSTIQSEQDRIIRSSISGAVVVQGGPGTGKTAVALHRAAYLLYTHRDRLKSAGVLLVGPSSSFMKYIERVLPSLGETGVVMASVGRLMPGINAVPEPDAGVAAIKGRLDMATVVANAVANRQRIPAEDRILEVDGRKLVLTPRQVRRARERARSTGKPHNEARVTFVKILLRELTEQMTELVEAGNIGNNADRSYLAEDVRTARDVRIALNLCWMPMTPEKLISELFSKPAVLEFCTPHLTSAERALLQRPADAPWTESDVPLLDEAAELLGELDPAAGRGLAQQEHDRARDLANAKQTLVNMEAAGVDPLMSAEELAEQNQEQEARLTAAERATSDRTWAFGHIVVDEAQELSPMQWRLLVRRCPLKSFTIVGDIAQTSSVAGANSWQGALAPMFGDRWQLEELTVNYRTPSQIAEAAVRMANAAGLVVSAPKAVREGRWSPVIDEVDPGQVVRRLVEVLPEELEALDGGLLAVIADGPLLPEAMAALRAEYGRRIGTGAGGYEQDIVVISPREAKGLEFDGVVVLEPGMMLNHEHGKVGDLYVAMTRATQRLRLIAAEPVPAGIRR
- a CDS encoding DNA-3-methyladenine glycosylase, with amino-acid sequence MSRSPSPAREPLREFLSGDARELAPMLLGAVLTHDSRDGRVSVRLTEVEAYLGPEDSLHPDPGSHTYRGPTPRNAPMFGPAGHLYVYFTYGMHHCTNIVCGPAGVASALLLRAGEIVEGLELAQHRRPTSKNPADLASGPARLAKALGLTTAYSGRDALEPPFGLRLAEQPVPEVSSGPRVGVSGVGGSGQYAWRFWITGDPTVSKYKAAKPRKR
- a CDS encoding DNA-3-methyladenine glycosylase 2 family protein, with the translated sequence MDFWQRYRAIDARDTRFDGQFYTAVRTTGIYCRPSCPARTPKAANVTFYETSAAAHEAGYRACKRCLPEAVPGTPAWNVRQDIAGRAMRLINDGVVNRDGVDGLAARLGYSSRQLNRILSQELGAGPLSLARAGRAQTARTLLVSTSMKLADVAFAAGFSSVRQFNETMVEVFAMTPTALRSARHAKAAAGGSTALTLSLPYRDPFDPGVFTFLAVRAIPGIEAGTATSYARTLRLPHGDARFTIEYDAGAPGRPLTLTIGAVDLRDLPALLSRVRRLFDLDADPVAIDGALAGDSRLAAAAARTPGIRMPGALDPAEMLIRAMIGQQITVAAARTALTRLAAVGSSSRSPGEGLDRMFPTPAEIAADGCALLRGPRKRIDALGAAASALAEGTLDFGYGDDVASLSAKLLPLAGVGPWTVGYLAMRILGAPDVFLANDAAVRNGIKALDCPKNSGPAGSGKSWTANPDFREVSPWRSYATMHLWRAAAEFPAGTRPGTTKDVAAAGSRTAEKANQ
- a CDS encoding methylated-DNA--[protein]-cysteine S-methyltransferase — encoded protein: MKAQLLHMSTPDGPFTILARDGVVLSSGWTEKPGDLTGQIHPTLRPGTLELVSELGEISAAVEAFYAGNPAPAMKVPVRQMSGPFRVHAWDVLRLVRPGSPVTYTEYAGLAGNPKAVRAAASACAFNAAALFVPCHRVIRTDGSLGGFRWGLPIKQSLLAREAA
- a CDS encoding maleylpyruvate isomerase family mycothiol-dependent enzyme, whose product is MTAPAPEVLLAGLHKAADDVASDAAKLGEEDLRAPSALPGWTRGHVLAHLTGISNAMARQLEYAARDESIELYDGGTDGRNRAIDMAAGHDAATHLAHLTAALQRAIKTFDALPGIKDSSANRTGWYAPITYRGGVVLDGGLALWRELVIHNSDLLTGRGPETWSREFCEHLFDFLSARVQPDDRLVLQPLGHPPLSIGSGNRSTVISGMVTDIAAWLAGREPTLGSLRASAAADGVDLPALLPWPAGTPTPQQD
- a CDS encoding pyridoxal 5'-phosphate synthase, with translation MSDSFRRQLRALPDFPDMMPGFDPATAPADPTELFHQWLDEALAAGERQPHACSLATVDGSGQPSSRMLILKNIDDDGWQFATARTSRKGRELSANPRAALNFYWPSLGRQVRVAGPVVELSVEASARDWAERPRADGSGNPDWQLYAIQPAEIEFWQASHDRSHIRHKFGPDGVLPG
- the argH gene encoding argininosuccinate lyase, producing the protein MTSGTNEGALWGGRFAGGPADALAALSKSTHFDWRLARYDIAGSKAHARVLHKAGLLDDAELKGMLDALSQLDEDVASGAYVPAESDEDVHGSLERGLIERAGTQLGGKLRAGRSRNDQVATLGRMFLRDHARIIARGVLATVDALVEQAKAHHGVAMPGRTHLQHAQPVLLSHHLLAHAWALLRDVQRLQDWDKRAGVSPYGSGALAGSSLGLDPEAVAADLGFFSASHNSIDGTASRDVFAEFAWVCSMIGVDLSRVSEEVILWATKEFSFVTLHDSYSTGSSIMPQKKNPDVAELARGKAGRLIGNLTGLLATLKGLPLAYNRDLQEDKEPVFDAADTLELLLPAVSGMIATLTFNTERMESLAPQGFALATDIAEWLVRQGVPFREAHELSGAAVKQAESRGVELWDLTDEEYAAISGHLTPEVRTVLSTEGSLNSRNSQGGTAPAAVERQLVALEAELAGVREYAR
- a CDS encoding argininosuccinate synthase — protein: MTERIVLAYSGGLDTSVAIGWIGEATGAEVIAVAVDVGQGGESLETIRQRALGCGAVEAYVADASDEFADEYCMPTLKANGLYQGHYPLVSAISRPVIVKHLVKAAREFGATTVAHGCTGKGNDQVRFEVGIQTLGPDLKCIAPVRDLALTRDKAIAFAEEKGLPIETTKKNPYSIDQNVWGRAVETGYLEDIWNAPTKDIYDYTATPEFPPAPDEVTISFEAGVPVAIDGVKVTPLQAIKELNRRAGAQGVGRIDVVEDRLVGIKSREIYEAPGAMALITAHKHLEDITVEREQARFKATVGQRWAELVYDGQWFSPLKRSLDAFIEDTQKYVSGDIRMTLHGGQAIVNGRRSDTSLYDFSLATYDTGDTFDQSQAKGFIELWGMSAKVASGRDIRVAGQ
- a CDS encoding arginine repressor; the encoded protein is MSAQPASPGSSPATKTARQARITAILTGESVRSQAELAALLADDGVQVTQATLSRDLVELGAVRVRGKEGVLVYAVPGEGGERAAKSGVSQEILDARLARLCSELLVTAEASANIAVLRTPPGAANFLALAIDHSVMPSILGTIAGDDTVLLVSRDPQGGQDLAARFLQLAEEAGQ
- the argF gene encoding ornithine carbamoyltransferase, producing the protein MTFVTGSTRHFLKDTDLSPAEQAEVLDLAVRMKAAPYSVQPFAADGNGRKTVAVIFDKTSTRTRVSFATGIADMGGNALIINPGEAQIGHKESVEDTAKVLERMVSTIVWRTGPHAGLVAMAENSRVPVINALCDDYHPCQLLADLLAVKEHKGELKGLTMAYLGDAANNMANSYLLAGVTAGMHVRIAGPEGYLPAGDIVAAALERAAETGGSVLVTTDAAAALKGADVVATDTWVSMGQEAEKEARLQLFREYSVDEAAMAHAADDAVVLHCLPAYRGYEISAGVIDGPQSIVWDEAENRLHAQKALMAWLMHQSGLAFVDGLSPVEGTGESTF